The following are encoded together in the Daucus carota subsp. sativus chromosome 5, DH1 v3.0, whole genome shotgun sequence genome:
- the LOC108221082 gene encoding UDP-glucosyltransferase 29: MESKGRGMTVLMFPWLGHSHVSSYLQLGKRLARRGVSVHLCSTPVNLNSVKKTLDNNPSIKTIDLNLPNLPELPPHHHTVNGLPPNRLSTLKKAFDMAAPEFSQILQTLKPDLLISDVFQYWAPEIAVSQNVPSVVYITSGAVTFCYFYHLQNNPQSPFPFPEIYLTDYEKATNEKISKVNAQGMGTPERVSSCVRQSQLVLVKSCDEIEEKYINYLSSLCGKKVLPAGLIVSETVDWKEDDEDTAIFEWLDKKDEASTVFVSTGTECHLSKEDVEDIANGLELSGVNFIWFVKFPDGDFMGEFLEKFRERCIGEKGMILETWAPQARILQHSSIGGFVSHCGRGSVTEALAYGVPIIAIPMQYDQPLNARVLQEVGVGEEVKRDSSGRLQEDNVAKVIKKIVFDQDGDEIRRKTKNLSTSQKENGDKYLDIVMEELHKLCNI, from the coding sequence atggaGAGTAAAGGGAGAGGCATGACGGTTCTGATGTTCCCCTGGTTAGGCCACAGCCACGTATCATCATACCTCCAGCTCGGCAAAAGACTAGCCAGAAGAGGCGTCTCCGTCCACCTATGCTCCACGCCAGTCAACCTAAACTCCGTCAAGAAAACCCTAGACAACAATCCCTCCATCAAAACAATAGACCTCAATCTCCCCAACCTCCCGGAACTCCCTCCTCACCACCACACAGTCAACGGCCTCCCGCCGAACCGCCTCTCCACTCTCAAGAAGGCCTTCGACATGGCCGCCCCGGAATTCTCCCAGATCCTCCAAACCCTAAAACCGGACTTGCTGATTTCTGATGTTTTTCAATACTGGGCGCCAGAAATTGCTGTGTCTCAGAATGTCCCATCAGTTGTATACATCACATCGGGCGCGGTGACGTTCTGTTACTTTTATCATTTACAGAACAACCCTCAGTCCCCTTTCCCTTTTCCGGAAATATATTTGACGGATTATGAGAAAGCGACGAATGAGAAGATCTCGAAAGTGAATGCTCAGGGCATGGGGACTCCGGAACGTGTCAGCTCTTGTGTTAGGCAATCGCAATTGGTTTTAGTCAAGAGCTGTGATGAGATTGAGGAGAAGTATATCAACTATCTCTCTAGTCTCTGTGGGAAAAAAGTTCTGCCAGCTGGCCtaattgtttctgaaactgttGATTGGAAAGAGGATGATGAGGATACCGCGATTTTTGAATGGCTTGACAAGAAAGATGAGGCGTCCACAGTGTTTGTTTCCACCGGGACGGAGTGTCACTTGTCGAAGGAAGATGTGGAGGACATAGCGAATGGCCTAGAGCTAAGCGGCGTGAACTTCATATGGTTTGTTAAGTTTCCTGATGGGGATTTCATGGGGGAGTTTCTTGAAAAATTCCGTGAAAGATGTATTGGAGAAAAGGGAATGATTTTGGAGACATGGGCACCACAGGCGAGGATATTACAGCATTCAAGTATTGGGGGGTTCGTGAGTCATTGTGGAAGGGGTTCTGTGACGGAAGCACTGGCATATGGCGTTCCCATAATTGCGATACCAATGCAATATGATCAGCCGCTAAATGCTAGAGTGTTGCAGGAGGTTGGGGTGGGCGAGGAGGTTAAGAGAGATAGCAGTGGGAGGCTTCAAGAGGACAATGTTGCGAAAGTCATAAAGAAAATTGTGTTCGACCAGGATGGGGATGAAATAAGGAGGAAGACCAAAAATTTGAGTACGAGCCAGAAGGAGAACGGAGACAAATATTTAGATATAGTTATGGAGGAATTGCATAAACTTTGTAATATCTAG